Proteins co-encoded in one Nonlabens agnitus genomic window:
- the gyrA gene encoding DNA gyrase subunit A has translation MADGEKLIPINIEDEMKSAYIDYSMSVIVSRALPDVRDGLKPVHRRVLYGMYELGVLSNRSYKKSARIVGEVLGKYHPHGDTSVYDTMVRMAQEWSLRYMLVDGQGNFGSVDGDPPAAMRYTEARMRKISEELLADIDKETVDTQLNFDDTLSEPTVLPTKVPNLLVNGASGIAVGMATNMPPHNLTEVVDGTIAYIDNNDIEIDELMQHIKAPDFPTGGIIYGYDGVKDAMHTGRGRVKIRGRVRIEDVKGRECIIVDELPYQVNKADMIKKTADLINDKKLDGIASIRDESDRKGMRIVYVLKRDAIPNIVVNTLYKHTALQSSFSVNNIALVNGRPEMLNVKEMIHHFVEHRHEVVVRRTTYELRKAEERAHILEGLIIASDNIDEVIKIIRGSSNGEEARENLIKRFELSEIQARAIVEMRLRQLTGLEQDKLRTEYNELLITIADLKDILEKKERRMEIIKKELAEIREKYGDERRSQIEYAGGDLSIEDMIPDEQVVITISHAGYIKRTSLTEYKTQNRGGVGQKASTTRDEDFLEDIFVGTNHQYMLFFTEKGKCFWMRVFEIPEGSRTSKGRAIQNLINIEQDDNVKAVICTQDIKDEEYINSHYVIMCTKKGVVKKTSLEQYSRPRTNGINAITVRDGDILLEAKLTTGDSQIMLGLKSGKAIRFDESKTRPMGRNASGVRGIRLANEKDEVIGMVAVNDMDSEILVVSEKGYGKRSSLEDYRETNRGGKGVKTISVTAKTGGLVALKNVTDDDDLMIINKSGVAIRINVSDLRVMGRATQGVRLINLKGDDSIAAVAKVANEDDENDDQTLEEETSTEATEDGTTLAADDSEE, from the coding sequence ATGGCAGATGGAGAAAAGTTAATCCCAATTAATATTGAGGATGAGATGAAGTCAGCGTACATCGATTATTCGATGTCGGTCATAGTGTCACGAGCACTGCCAGATGTGCGAGACGGCTTGAAACCCGTACACAGACGAGTGCTTTATGGAATGTATGAATTGGGAGTTCTTTCCAATCGTAGTTATAAAAAGAGTGCAAGAATCGTAGGTGAGGTCCTAGGTAAATATCACCCACATGGTGATACATCTGTTTATGATACCATGGTGCGCATGGCACAAGAATGGTCGTTGAGATACATGCTTGTGGATGGGCAAGGAAACTTTGGTAGTGTGGACGGCGATCCACCGGCAGCCATGCGATATACAGAAGCTCGCATGCGCAAGATTTCTGAAGAGTTGCTTGCAGATATTGATAAGGAAACGGTAGACACCCAACTTAACTTTGACGATACGTTGTCAGAGCCTACTGTTCTGCCTACCAAAGTACCTAACCTTCTAGTGAATGGTGCCAGTGGTATCGCCGTAGGTATGGCGACTAATATGCCACCACACAACCTTACTGAGGTTGTGGATGGAACCATAGCCTACATCGACAATAACGATATTGAGATCGATGAGTTGATGCAGCACATCAAGGCGCCAGATTTCCCAACGGGTGGAATTATCTATGGATATGATGGTGTGAAGGATGCCATGCATACGGGTCGTGGACGCGTTAAGATTCGTGGCCGTGTTAGAATTGAAGATGTCAAAGGACGCGAGTGCATCATCGTTGATGAGTTGCCATATCAGGTCAACAAAGCTGATATGATCAAAAAAACAGCAGACCTTATTAATGATAAGAAGCTGGATGGTATTGCCTCTATAAGAGATGAATCTGACAGAAAAGGGATGCGCATCGTTTATGTACTTAAACGTGATGCAATTCCTAACATCGTTGTGAATACGCTTTACAAGCATACGGCGCTTCAGTCGTCTTTCAGCGTTAACAACATTGCATTGGTTAACGGTCGTCCAGAAATGCTCAATGTTAAAGAGATGATCCATCATTTTGTGGAGCACCGCCATGAGGTGGTTGTAAGACGTACTACCTATGAATTGCGCAAAGCAGAAGAGCGTGCTCATATTCTTGAGGGACTCATCATCGCAAGTGATAACATTGACGAGGTGATCAAAATTATTAGAGGTAGTTCAAATGGTGAAGAGGCCCGCGAGAACCTTATTAAGAGATTCGAGCTGTCTGAAATTCAGGCACGAGCCATTGTAGAAATGCGTTTACGTCAATTGACAGGTCTGGAACAAGACAAATTACGTACAGAATACAATGAACTATTAATTACCATCGCAGACCTTAAAGATATTTTAGAGAAGAAGGAACGCAGAATGGAAATCATCAAGAAAGAGCTCGCAGAAATACGCGAGAAGTACGGCGATGAGAGAAGATCACAAATCGAATACGCAGGTGGTGACTTGAGTATTGAGGATATGATCCCTGATGAGCAGGTAGTCATCACCATCTCGCACGCTGGATATATCAAGAGAACCAGTCTAACCGAATATAAAACCCAAAACCGCGGTGGTGTTGGTCAAAAGGCAAGTACCACAAGAGATGAAGACTTCTTGGAAGATATTTTTGTTGGCACCAACCACCAGTACATGCTCTTCTTTACAGAGAAAGGAAAGTGTTTCTGGATGCGAGTCTTTGAAATTCCAGAAGGTAGTCGTACTTCAAAAGGAAGAGCGATACAAAACTTGATCAATATCGAGCAGGATGATAATGTAAAAGCCGTTATCTGTACCCAGGATATCAAGGATGAAGAGTATATCAATAGTCACTATGTCATTATGTGTACTAAAAAAGGTGTGGTTAAAAAAACTTCTTTAGAACAATACTCGAGACCTAGAACTAACGGTATCAATGCCATCACAGTTCGTGACGGTGACATACTATTAGAGGCTAAATTGACTACTGGCGATAGCCAGATCATGCTAGGTCTTAAGAGTGGTAAAGCCATTCGCTTTGACGAGTCAAAAACCCGCCCTATGGGCAGAAATGCCAGTGGAGTCCGTGGTATAAGACTTGCCAATGAGAAGGATGAGGTAATCGGAATGGTTGCAGTGAACGATATGGATTCAGAGATTCTTGTAGTTTCAGAGAAAGGCTATGGTAAGCGATCCAGCCTTGAGGATTACAGAGAAACCAATCGTGGTGGTAAAGGAGTAAAAACCATTTCTGTTACTGCAAAAACTGGAGGCCTCGTAGCACTTAAAAATGTAACTGACGATGATGATCTTATGATTATTAACAAATCAGGTGTTGCAATTCGTATCAATGTTTCAGATCTTAGAGTAATGGGACGTGCGACCCAAGGTGTGCGATTAATCAATCTTAAAGGTGATGATAGTATTGCCGCTGTCGCGAAAGTTGCCAATGAAGATGATGAAAACGATGATCAAACATTAGAAGAAGAAACATCCACAGAAGCAACGGAAGATGGCACAACCCTTGCAGCTGACGACAGTGAAGAATAA
- a CDS encoding acetyl-CoA C-acyltransferase — translation MRKVVIVSYARTPIGSFLGALSSVPATQLGSIAIKGALDKIQLDPKHVQEVFMGHVVQANTGQSPAKQASLGAGISNDVPATTVNKVCASGMKSIMLAAQSIALGDQDVVVAGGMENMSQIPHYLHLRNPQKFGPATMVDGMQRDGLVDAYNQQAMGVCADLCATENGFTREDQDQFAIQSYERSAAAWKAGKFKDEVVPVAVKQRRGDDIIVDTDEEFTNVKMDKIPSLRAAFTKDGTVTAANASTINDGAAAIILMSEEKAKELNIQPLASVVSYADASVEPERFTTAPSKALPKALKKAQLELKDMDYIELNEAFAVVGLANMKLLGIQDTNVNVYGGAVSLGHPLGCSGTRIVTTLLSTLKNEGGKLGAAAICNGGGGASAIVIESYS, via the coding sequence ATGAGAAAAGTAGTAATAGTTTCATATGCACGTACACCTATAGGCAGTTTTTTGGGAGCACTAAGTTCCGTCCCAGCTACCCAGTTAGGCTCCATAGCAATTAAAGGTGCATTGGATAAAATTCAATTAGACCCTAAGCATGTTCAAGAAGTTTTCATGGGTCATGTAGTACAAGCAAACACAGGTCAATCACCAGCAAAGCAAGCTTCACTGGGTGCAGGAATTTCTAATGATGTTCCTGCTACTACTGTCAATAAAGTTTGTGCCAGTGGTATGAAATCTATCATGTTAGCTGCCCAATCTATAGCGTTAGGAGATCAGGATGTTGTAGTTGCTGGTGGCATGGAGAATATGAGTCAAATTCCTCACTATTTGCATTTAAGAAACCCACAGAAGTTTGGCCCAGCGACCATGGTAGATGGGATGCAACGCGATGGGCTCGTAGATGCCTATAATCAACAAGCCATGGGCGTTTGTGCAGATTTATGCGCGACAGAAAATGGTTTTACACGTGAAGATCAAGATCAATTTGCAATCCAATCTTATGAAAGATCTGCAGCTGCCTGGAAAGCAGGCAAGTTTAAGGATGAAGTCGTTCCCGTTGCTGTAAAACAGCGTAGAGGTGACGACATCATTGTGGATACTGATGAAGAGTTCACCAATGTAAAAATGGACAAGATCCCATCACTTAGAGCTGCATTTACAAAGGATGGAACAGTCACCGCAGCAAATGCCAGTACCATTAATGACGGTGCCGCTGCTATAATCCTGATGAGTGAAGAAAAAGCAAAAGAATTAAACATTCAACCACTAGCTAGCGTAGTAAGTTATGCCGATGCATCTGTAGAACCTGAGCGTTTTACCACAGCGCCGTCTAAAGCCTTACCTAAAGCACTTAAAAAGGCACAGCTAGAATTGAAGGACATGGATTATATAGAACTCAATGAAGCTTTTGCTGTAGTTGGCTTGGCAAACATGAAATTACTGGGTATTCAAGACACTAACGTCAACGTTTACGGTGGCGCAGTATCTCTAGGACATCCTTTAGGGTGCAGTGGTACCAGAATTGTCACTACACTTTTGAGCACCCTTAAAAACGAAGGTGGCAAACTAGGAGCTGCTGCTATTTGTAATGGCGGCGGCGGTGCATCTGCGATAGTCATAGAGTCTTACAGTTAA
- a CDS encoding SixA phosphatase family protein codes for MKKLILVRHGKSSWEFDVRDHDRPLIQKGIDDAHSIGRALKEIHTLPDLILSSTAARALQTATILTEYIDYELKKLKITRKLYTFNWKEQLEVIKNLSDDVDSCMIVSHNHGLTELAGILGSEYFSNVPTTGVVMIEFSTREWSKIEKGNTTFHLFPKNI; via the coding sequence ATGAAGAAACTGATCTTAGTTAGACACGGTAAATCCAGTTGGGAATTTGATGTGCGAGATCACGATCGACCTTTGATTCAAAAGGGAATCGATGACGCGCATTCCATAGGACGTGCACTTAAAGAAATTCATACGCTACCCGATTTAATTTTATCCAGCACGGCTGCCCGAGCGCTGCAAACAGCCACGATCCTTACGGAGTATATCGATTATGAGCTCAAAAAGCTTAAGATCACCAGGAAATTATATACGTTCAATTGGAAGGAACAACTTGAGGTGATCAAAAATTTAAGTGATGACGTGGATAGCTGCATGATTGTTTCACACAATCACGGACTTACCGAGCTAGCAGGTATCCTAGGGTCTGAATATTTTTCTAATGTTCCTACTACTGGTGTTGTGATGATTGAGTTTTCCACACGAGAATGGAGTAAAATCGAGAAAGGAAACACAACGTTTCATTTATTTCCCAAAAACATCTGA
- a CDS encoding HD family phosphohydrolase, which produces MNTSKNRLYKHQDLVIRIFLVLFCTAIIVYFFPKSDRFKYDYAQGEPWEYETLYSPFRFAIMKDEEELAQERLEVIEQTPRHFYSIDIDQNELLENYDQSLKAGLADSIYDKYNRKIKSSVKEFLSNTYRQGYLEDVQDLKDIHPIVLKTGDDELQQLTYGDLITPKELNQQFVDLFADFPKEFNGVLTRRLKALIEPNIFYDQPITDLNIESELEKILPTRGLIAQNARIIAQGEIVEGDKLQILNTLNSTYESQTWSDSQYNWKLLGYVILVGMALTMLMLFIKKYRTEVYLSNKKLLFIYFNICLFAILTAAVVKLDAVFVYIVPVCMLPLIVKAFFDARLGLFSHVIIIFILSFVIPSSAEYLFLQIMAGIVTILSGKEIYKRANLFVTVGKIVLVYFISYFAFYAVYQGGITGWEWDRLLYFTLCGLAMLFVWPLIYVFEKIFNLVSDVSLLELSDTNSKLLKELSNKAPGTFHHSLNVANIAETIANEVGANAMLVRVGALYHDVGKMANPTYFTENQGNGINPHDDLDPEESAQIIIDHVIHGVEIAKKYNLPDRIIDFIRTHHGDSLVYYFYKRELDENPELDESLFRYPGPRPYSLETAILMISDSVEAASKSLKSPSSVAIDKLVENIITTQMNNGQFLNADITLKQIEAVKTIIKKKLASMYHLRIEYPE; this is translated from the coding sequence ATGAACACCTCAAAAAATAGACTGTACAAACATCAAGATCTCGTGATCAGGATATTTCTGGTGCTGTTTTGTACCGCTATTATCGTGTATTTTTTTCCTAAAAGTGATCGATTCAAATATGATTACGCTCAAGGTGAACCATGGGAATATGAGACCTTGTATTCTCCTTTTCGCTTTGCGATAATGAAAGATGAGGAAGAGTTGGCTCAAGAACGTCTTGAAGTGATCGAGCAGACTCCTAGACATTTTTACAGTATCGACATTGATCAAAATGAACTGTTAGAAAATTATGATCAGAGCCTCAAAGCAGGGCTTGCTGATAGTATCTACGACAAGTATAATAGGAAAATAAAGAGTAGCGTCAAAGAATTCCTGTCAAACACGTATCGACAAGGATACCTTGAAGACGTCCAGGATCTTAAAGATATTCATCCCATAGTATTAAAAACTGGAGATGATGAGTTGCAGCAATTGACTTATGGCGACCTTATAACGCCCAAAGAGTTGAACCAGCAGTTTGTTGATTTGTTTGCTGACTTCCCAAAGGAATTTAATGGAGTGCTCACCCGCCGACTTAAAGCGCTCATCGAGCCCAATATATTTTATGATCAACCTATTACAGATTTAAATATTGAGAGCGAGTTAGAAAAAATACTTCCCACTCGTGGTTTAATAGCCCAAAATGCTAGAATTATCGCTCAAGGCGAAATTGTAGAAGGCGACAAACTACAAATTCTCAATACACTCAACAGCACCTATGAGTCGCAAACCTGGTCTGACTCGCAGTATAATTGGAAGCTATTAGGTTATGTGATCCTTGTAGGTATGGCATTAACAATGTTAATGCTGTTCATTAAAAAGTATAGAACTGAGGTTTACTTAAGCAATAAAAAGCTTCTTTTCATTTACTTCAACATTTGTCTTTTTGCCATTCTTACCGCGGCAGTGGTGAAGTTAGATGCCGTTTTCGTTTACATAGTGCCGGTTTGTATGTTGCCGCTTATTGTAAAAGCATTCTTTGATGCGCGTTTGGGATTATTCAGTCATGTGATCATCATATTCATTTTAAGCTTTGTCATTCCTTCCAGCGCAGAATATCTCTTTTTGCAAATCATGGCCGGTATCGTTACCATTTTATCAGGTAAGGAAATCTATAAACGCGCTAATTTGTTCGTGACAGTAGGTAAGATCGTTCTGGTTTACTTTATTTCCTATTTTGCCTTTTATGCAGTTTACCAAGGCGGCATCACAGGTTGGGAATGGGATAGGTTGCTATACTTCACCCTTTGTGGTCTGGCAATGTTGTTTGTATGGCCGCTCATTTATGTGTTTGAGAAGATTTTTAATCTTGTTAGTGACGTTTCTTTGTTAGAGCTGTCTGATACCAATTCTAAATTACTAAAGGAACTGTCCAATAAAGCACCTGGGACATTTCATCATTCCTTGAATGTGGCAAATATTGCAGAGACCATTGCTAATGAAGTAGGAGCTAACGCCATGCTTGTTAGGGTAGGAGCACTCTACCATGATGTAGGTAAAATGGCAAACCCAACTTATTTTACCGAAAATCAAGGAAACGGAATCAACCCGCATGATGATTTAGATCCAGAAGAAAGCGCTCAAATTATCATAGATCACGTTATTCACGGTGTTGAGATTGCCAAAAAATACAATCTGCCTGACCGCATCATCGATTTCATAAGAACTCACCATGGGGACAGTCTTGTCTATTACTTTTATAAAAGAGAACTGGATGAAAACCCAGAGCTAGACGAGAGTCTTTTTAGATATCCTGGCCCTAGGCCTTACAGTTTGGAAACGGCAATATTAATGATTTCAGATAGTGTAGAGGCTGCTTCTAAAAGTTTAAAAAGCCCCAGCAGCGTCGCGATCGATAAGTTGGTGGAAAATATCATCACGACACAAATGAATAACGGTCAATTTCTCAATGCAGATATTACTCTCAAGCAAATAGAAGCCGTAAAAACCATCATTAAAAAGAAACTTGCTAGTATGTATCATCTTAGAATTGAGTATCCTGAGTAA
- a CDS encoding tetratricopeptide repeat protein produces MKYKFLITGLAISSLAFAQKKEIRNMEKALEKGNFQEVSSIFSEINESEVEEKYEADYTFYKAVTVLGNPGNPKASGDELKEAIVLIETAKDLGFENKALISSYTQAAESAIFSEAQKSLKDNDQKAALKNVVYLVERNPSNQNMRMNAADLAYRVGDFETAKANYEKLLSEDYIGAEKSFVATNIASNEVEAFPNKQAADLAVMSKKYKDSKVELSTSKLGSFITNLAWMYKNDGDLDKAKKTFSDAQAKYPNDESLKLASADIYLLLGMNDEYEKAISKLNDNITDPKVFENLGIAAGEKENWDQAIDYYKKSIELNPDNYVVQNNIAVAYIQKGNLEETTAAEQKDFYMSAAEHYEKVLKLKPDMDSAKQTLISIYKSFKMDDKAAALEAGN; encoded by the coding sequence ATGAAATATAAATTTTTAATAACGGGTCTGGCAATTTCTAGCTTGGCCTTTGCCCAGAAGAAAGAAATCAGAAACATGGAAAAAGCCTTGGAGAAAGGTAATTTTCAAGAAGTCTCATCAATTTTTTCTGAAATTAATGAGTCAGAGGTTGAAGAGAAATATGAAGCAGACTATACATTCTATAAAGCCGTCACGGTGCTTGGAAACCCAGGGAATCCGAAGGCGTCTGGTGATGAATTGAAAGAGGCTATCGTTTTGATCGAAACGGCCAAAGATCTAGGTTTTGAAAATAAAGCTCTTATTAGCTCTTACACACAAGCTGCCGAAAGTGCAATTTTTTCTGAAGCACAGAAATCTTTGAAAGATAATGATCAAAAAGCAGCATTAAAAAATGTAGTTTATCTAGTAGAAAGAAATCCTAGCAATCAGAATATGAGAATGAATGCAGCTGATCTTGCTTATCGAGTAGGTGATTTTGAGACTGCAAAAGCCAATTACGAAAAGTTGTTGTCTGAAGACTATATTGGTGCTGAGAAATCTTTTGTAGCTACTAATATAGCTTCAAACGAGGTTGAAGCATTTCCAAACAAACAAGCTGCTGATCTCGCAGTTATGTCCAAAAAATACAAGGATTCCAAAGTCGAGCTTTCTACATCAAAATTGGGAAGTTTCATCACCAATTTGGCTTGGATGTATAAAAATGATGGAGATTTAGATAAAGCCAAAAAGACTTTTAGTGATGCTCAGGCCAAATATCCAAATGATGAAAGTTTGAAATTGGCCTCTGCCGATATTTATTTACTATTAGGAATGAATGATGAGTATGAAAAAGCTATTTCTAAATTAAATGACAATATAACTGATCCAAAGGTTTTTGAAAATCTAGGAATTGCGGCAGGTGAAAAAGAAAATTGGGATCAAGCTATCGACTACTATAAAAAAAGTATTGAATTGAATCCTGACAATTATGTCGTTCAAAATAATATTGCCGTAGCCTACATTCAAAAAGGAAACCTAGAGGAAACTACAGCTGCTGAGCAGAAAGACTTTTATATGAGTGCTGCCGAGCATTACGAAAAAGTTTTAAAGCTTAAACCAGACATGGATTCAGCAAAGCAAACCTTGATAAGTATTTACAAATCCTTTAAAATGGACGATAAGGCCGCTGCATTAGAAGCTGGTAATTAG
- the pdxH gene encoding pyridoxamine 5'-phosphate oxidase, whose translation MEQNLHSLRKSYEKDALLEDHLAKNPFEVFSNWFQDAENDKGVEEANAMAISTIGQDGFPKTRIVLLKEIEDDTFIFYTNYTSEKAVSISENPQISLHFFWPSLERQVIIKAMASKTSREKSASYFDSRPRGSQLGAWASHQSDPIASREALEKQLKEVEKRFEGQEVPLPEFWGGFQCTPLSFEFWQGRPNRLHDRILFEKSNDGWNTKRLQP comes from the coding sequence ATGGAACAGAACCTGCACTCATTACGAAAATCCTATGAAAAGGACGCACTCCTTGAAGATCATCTCGCTAAAAATCCGTTTGAGGTATTTTCAAATTGGTTCCAGGATGCAGAAAATGATAAAGGTGTTGAAGAGGCAAATGCTATGGCAATTTCAACCATAGGTCAAGATGGTTTCCCTAAAACACGTATCGTACTGTTAAAGGAAATTGAGGATGATACTTTTATTTTTTATACCAACTATACATCAGAAAAGGCGGTTTCCATATCAGAGAATCCACAAATTAGCCTTCATTTTTTCTGGCCTAGTTTAGAACGACAGGTCATCATTAAGGCGATGGCAAGCAAGACCTCTCGAGAAAAGTCTGCTTCCTATTTTGATTCTAGACCTCGTGGTAGTCAGCTAGGCGCATGGGCAAGTCATCAAAGCGACCCGATAGCATCACGGGAAGCTTTAGAAAAACAACTGAAAGAGGTCGAGAAGCGATTTGAAGGTCAAGAGGTGCCACTTCCTGAATTTTGGGGTGGTTTTCAATGTACACCGTTATCTTTTGAGTTTTGGCAAGGACGCCCCAATAGACTACATGACCGTATCTTATTTGAAAAATCAAATGATGGCTGGAATACTAAAAGATTACAACCCTAA
- a CDS encoding C40 family peptidase: MKYGICPISIAPMREEPGDKSEMVSQILYGEVCKVLEQRKKWSRIRLSNDDYEGWVDNKQYKEISEIDYTNLSSKKNIAFAKDPITTVTHADQTISSIIMGSQVSSAEFLGDSYSFNAITTPGAAENKSALIDDALLLLNTPYLWGGRSFMGIDCSGFTQLIYKLNGYFLSRDASDQAKHGEVLSFIEESDPGDLAFFDNSEGQITHVGMIMKDNYIIHAHGKVRIDRLDQTGIFNLDTSSHSHKLRMIKKIL; this comes from the coding sequence ATGAAATACGGTATTTGTCCCATATCCATCGCTCCCATGCGAGAGGAACCCGGCGATAAAAGCGAGATGGTTTCTCAAATCTTGTATGGCGAGGTCTGTAAAGTACTGGAACAGCGCAAGAAATGGTCACGTATTCGATTAAGCAACGATGATTATGAAGGTTGGGTGGACAACAAGCAATATAAAGAAATATCAGAAATTGATTATACAAACCTGAGTAGTAAGAAGAATATCGCTTTCGCGAAAGATCCTATCACTACCGTCACTCATGCAGACCAGACCATCAGTTCCATCATCATGGGTTCTCAAGTGTCATCGGCTGAATTTTTGGGAGATAGCTATTCCTTCAACGCTATTACGACTCCTGGCGCCGCAGAAAATAAATCCGCATTAATTGACGATGCATTGTTGTTGCTCAATACACCCTACTTATGGGGTGGACGCAGCTTCATGGGAATAGATTGTAGTGGGTTCACCCAATTGATATACAAGCTCAACGGTTATTTTTTATCCCGAGATGCCAGTGATCAAGCCAAACATGGAGAAGTATTAAGTTTCATTGAAGAATCAGACCCTGGAGACTTGGCATTCTTTGACAATTCTGAAGGTCAAATCACCCATGTAGGAATGATAATGAAAGATAACTATATCATTCATGCCCATGGCAAAGTCAGGATTGATCGATTAGATCAAACAGGCATTTTCAATTTAGATACTTCCAGCCATTCCCATAAGCTGAGGATGATTAAAAAAATTCTATAA